A section of the Triticum dicoccoides isolate Atlit2015 ecotype Zavitan chromosome 7A, WEW_v2.0, whole genome shotgun sequence genome encodes:
- the LOC119329925 gene encoding uncharacterized protein LOC119329925: MASGGAPASTSGGGGASTKTVFASLWWDPFVALCDDLDRAAASPSAAVSDALAERIKGHHAWLRGAVSMFGKPNGASRSALDAGQVAVGEHRLVVKPDLKEAALRASKSLDLDEVQSYILVKRSSESAPTTRDADPQELLRLVSLQYYLERQCLLKCIRRIFVHATCTDDDSDSTDAIKQEASLLGSDEMEQRLLSIIKDSLTAAFSVKSAADLTVSWLEESLIEINLILDILFLAICDNFSRCNGGLWIALCSLFRDMLSGSYDVGKFAVSAEAKRSFHYAKAQLLLILIETLDLENLLRMVHDEVSFSGGYSQYSVADILEMDIEVSRLPEFEVESGPLLLAWAVFHCLLLSLPGNNANLEIDHASYAQRAFELAPFNYLLGVLCSSIFMESDGPVSGFRAVLRSFISAFTASYEISYQTEDSSLGVILNIICEVYGGEESLCMQFWDKDSCVDGPIRSVLQMVEKEYPFQITDLLRFLSAVSYGTWPAQCVYNYLERMNGLTTLYATPGSVPDSVNYCDQIEIHHPISIPGMEGITLPRGTRGYILKILEDNAALVRWEFPHSGVFILLLTLAQDLYSCNYVEACDIMDLLYQMVSSNQDLCSALLHADKSLAVQKSKSLGQIGEYIRIDVVKIICSSIFKYEQDGNNTSIMSKTFSVLSEFLKCVPYRVFDVALECGIFSSQLNDPSSDWLLSGALARMLFAASEENGDCSLLTTSLLDFAIQVLRKGATADDMISPFIVFSIQYIMVNHMNWKHKKYSRWKTTLKVFELVKSCIQVKPFLSKLGGIIWQMLLYDSSIHSVLWHAVCTSMQLLESRGSFSNGVEDIEDIQLVLCCGLDIIFFMLSNLPEDLMPVAPFVTLVLSSSLKPLPFITATISSMSFQNSALQISAARALSVLCFTAHRVQPQLMENGSFLVDGSEICRLQASISQILDKEDDTNNCLIVAIFSLLTSVARYQPALFVSLTEENAMIQADHSNSANSQTNGSSTLNSSRSNSRLVEQMLGYIENSTEFMNSSPSLLLSILDLLEALWESGVQFICILDKLRSSRTFWESLSRCIRATFDHCPVDSVDTVDEKVSSRYNCQAKIFKIMSHELFLKGRLLVEPKTSNPVADGTTGQKEPSASSPSNLVCKWFDSALLEDFINHLSSNGYQKELFHRAKVASCVCIIRLITKLSTGDTASLSFSAVKKIQLISSKLLQHRAFIALLSQYALHGYSGEQELTSLVISDLYYHIHGELEGRQITPGPFQELLCFLLEFKFFECNATEQPHSAFPAVSGNVLFDVAHTRDDLGVKLWNHSDWKPCKEVAEKMLDIMHKANLMKRHADAKLCTLRSFITFLSVYTGTSSSNEPTLPDGGISATAMESAIRCACKYLQSTVDSLFPEVGTNEVLFPLLSGQVDLLLTLTRFLFHQAKQTKSYVHLYPVIVLLMRTSGASTSFLVDLVPSSPALKKPVKSLLVLILSLFEFIYGKDDMKDGSGDANLFGESSIISMRLLPVLCKLAENREYSDLAVGSMDLLLKGFIPPNVWLPILQKHFRLQAILHKCQNGAILSTQVILNFLLTLGRTKDGAKMLQSANIFAFLKVLLSKLSLDDSCFRNSLSSQAKDVHMWSLALAIVASLNHCMDDDVSRSSVANGTVSILSGQVPLMSSYLSAQSVNTHQNKKRAVLQQSQTSLSALSLTENILSLLCVLAKYHFPRDTGMMQVDSELREIIIHLLAFISRGSARTGDSPNWNPSFCCPPIAKEEVVLHEDPPLIRSKHGWFRFAASSTHSTAAISAPSNAALSLVIRDKSSGDSGSVKQTRFTEMVAVQIYRVAFLIMKFLCSQAKEAVKRAGELEFVDLAHFPELPMPDILHGLQDQVVSIVTEVLGANGSSALSGETDRVCRLLLVTLEASLYMKLCVSQSCSIRPVLGRFEDFSKGIKAMLHALEKHSSLKPLVRSLAQITTLLYPGLAQSNFLTM; the protein is encoded by the exons ATGGCGAGCGGCGGCGCCCCCGCCTCGacctcaggcggcggcggcgctagcacCAAGACCGTGTTCGCCTCGCTGTGGTGGGACCCCTTCGTCGCCCTCTGCGACGACCtcgaccgcgccgccgcctccccctccGCCGCCGTCTCCGACGCCCTC GCGGAGCGGATCAAGGGCCACCACGCGTGGCTCCGCGGGGCGGTCTCGATGTTCGGGAAGCCGAACGGCGCCTCGAGGTCCGCGCTCGACGCCGGCCAGGTCGCCGTCGGGGAGCACCGCCTGGTCGTCAAGCCCGACCTGAAGGAGGCCGCGCTCCGCGCGAGCAAGTCCCTCGACCTGGACGAGGTGCAGTCGTACATCCTGGTGAAACGGTCTTCAGAGAGCGCCCCGACGACCCGTGACGCTGACCCTCAGGAGCTCCTTCGGCTGGTGTCTCTGCAATACTACCTTGAGCGTCAGTGCCTGCTCAAGTGCATTAGGAGAATCTTTGTTCATGCCACATGCACAGATGATGATTCTGATTCAACCGACGCCATAAAACAAGAGGCCTCGCTGTTAGGCAGCGATGAGATGGAACAGAGGTTACTATCCATCATTAAAGATTCCCTCACGGCTGCATTTTCGGTGAAATCAGCAGCTGATTTGACGGTTTCTTGGCTGGAAGAAAGCTTGATTGAGATTAACCTGATTCTGGACATTCTGTTTCTTGCTATCTGTGATAACTTCTCAAGGTGCAATGGTGGGCTGTGGATAGCTCTGTGCTCCCTGTTTAGGGATATGCTCTCTGGCTCTTATGATGTTGGAAAATTTGCTGTGTCTGCTGAAGCAAAGAGATCATTTCATTATGCTAAAGCTCAGCTACTCCTTATTCTCATTGAGACTTTGGACCTCGAAAATCTCCTCCGAATGGTTCACGACGAAGTCTCTTTCAGTGGAGGGTATTCCCAGTATTCTGTTGCTGATATTCTTGAGATGGATATTGAAGTATCAAGATTGCCTGAATTTGAAGTGGAATCGGGACCACTACTTCTTGCTTGGGCAGTTTTTCACTGCCTGCTCCTGTCTCTTCCAGGAAATAATGCCAACTTGGAAATTGATCATGCATCTTATGCCCAGCGGGCTTTTGAGCTTGCACCGTTCAATTATTTACTTGGCGTTCTTTGCTCAAGCATCTTCATGGAGTCAGATGGTCCTGTTTCTGGTTTTCGTGCTGTACTGAGATCTTTCATTTCAGCTTTCACTGCTTCATATGAGATATCTTATCAGACAGAAGACAGTTCTCTTGGTGTGATACTGAATATTATATGCGAAGTTTATGGTGGAGAGGAATCACTATGTATGCAATTCTGGGACAAAGATAGTTGTGTTGATGGTCCAATCAGATCTGTTCTCCAAATGGTGGAGAAAGAGTATCCTTTCCAAATAACGGATCTGCTTCGCTTCTTATCAGCTGTTTCTTATGGGACATGGCCTGCTCAATGTGTATATAATTACCTAGAGAGGATGAATGGGCTAACAACACTGTATGCAACCCCTGGTAGTGTCCCTGATAGTGTGAACTACTGTGACCAAATTGAAATTCATCACCCAATCAGCATTCCTGGTATGGAAGGCATTACATTACCCCGTGGAACACGTGGTTACATTTTGAAAATTCTTGAAGACAATGCTGCATTAGTCCGTTGGGAGTTCCCACATTCAGGCGTTTTCATTTTGCTCCTCACTTTGGCACAAGATCTATATTCATGCAATTATGTGGAAGCCTGCGATATAATGGACTTACTGTATCAGATGGTATCATCAAATCAGGATCTGTGCTCTGCTTTGCTGCATGCTGACAAGTCACTTGCTGTTCAAAAATCAAAGAGTTTGGGTCAAATTGGAGAATATATCAGGATTGATGTTGTTAAAATCATTTGCTCATCAATTTTCAAATATGAGCAAGATGGTAATAATACCAGCATAATGTCAAAAACCTTCAGCGTGTTATCAGAATTTCTGAAGTGTGTTCCATACCGTGTGTTCGACGTGGCGTTAGAATGCGGCATCTTCAGCTCACAATTAAATGACCCCTCAAGTGATTGGCTACTTTCTGGTGCACTAGCTAGAATGCTTTTTGCCGCCTCCGAGGAAAATGGAGACTGTTCATTACTTACCACTTCATTGCTTGATTTTGCCATTCAGGTTTTGCGGAAAGGAGCCACCGCTGATGACATGATATCACCGTTCATTGTTTTTTCAATTCAATACATCATGGTCAATCATATGAACTGGAAACACAAGAAGTATAGTCGCTGGAAGACAACCTTGAAGGTGTTTGAATTGGTGAAGAGCTGTATTCAAGTCAAACCATTCTTGTCAAAGCTTGGTGGCATCATTTGGCAAATGCTACTATATGATTCTTCTATTCACAGTGTTCTTTGGCATGCTGTGTGCACGTCCATGCAATTATTGGAATCGCGTGGCAGCTTCAGTAATGGTGTTGAAGATATTGAAGATATACAACTTGTTCTTTGCTGTGGACTTGATATTATATTTTTCATGCTGTCCAACTTACCAGAGGACTTGATGCCAGTTGCACCTTTTGTTACTTTGGTTTTGTCATCTTCATTGAAGCCCTTACCTTTCATCACAGCTACAATATCGTCTATGTCCTTTCAGAATTCTGCCTTACAGATTAGTGCAGCTAGAGCATTATCAGTATTGTGCTTCACTGCCCACAGAGTCCAACCTCAACTCATGGAAAATGGTAGCTTTCTTGTTGATGGTTCAGAGATATGTAGATTGCAAGCAAGTATTTCCCAAATTCTTGACAAGGAAGATGATACTAATAATTGTTTGATCGTGGCTATATTCAGCCTTCTGACTTCTGTTGCTCGCTATCAGCCTGCTCTTTTTGTTTCACTGACAGAGGAGAATGCAATGATACAAGCTGATCATAGCAATTCTGCAAATTCTCAGACCAATGGTTCTTCTACCCTCAACAGTTCAAGAAGTAATTCGAGACTTGTTGAGCAAATGTTGGGATACATTGAAAATTCGACCGAGTTTATGAATAGTTCTCCTTCTCTGTTACTTAGCATCCTTGACCTACTCGAGGCATTATGGGAAAGTGGTGTGCAATTCATATGCATATTAGATAAGCTGCGAAGCTCTAGAACGTTCTGGGAGAGCTTGTCACGTTGTATTCGTGCCACCTTTGATCATTGCCCTGTTGACAGTGTTGACACTGTTGATGAGAAAGTTTCTTCGAGGTATAATTGCCAGGCTAAAATTTTCAAGATCATGTCACATGAGTTGTTCTTGAAAGGGAGATTACTTGTGGAACCAAAAACTTCTAATCCTGTAGCAGATGGTACAACGGGGCAAAAAGAACCTTCTGCATCTTCTCCAAGCAACTTAGTGTGCAAATGGTTTGATAGTGCTCTCTTGGAAGATTTTATCAATCATTTGTCAAGCAATGGATACCAGAAGGAGCTTTTTCATCGTGCCAAGGTAGCTTCATGCGTTTGCATCATCCGTCTAATAACGAAGTTGTCCACTGGTGATACTGCCAGCTTGTCTTTCTCGGCAGTGAAGAAGATTCAGCTAATCTCTAGCAAATTGTTACAACACCGTGCATTCATAGCTCTGCTATCACAGTATGCCCTGCATGGCTACAGTGGTGAGCAAGAACTTACCAGTTTGGTAATCAGTGATCTTTACTATCATATACATGGAGAACTCGAAGGTCGTCAGATTACTCCTGGTCCCTTTCAGGAGCTCTTGTGTTTCCTTCTGGAGTTTAAGTTTTTTGAATGCAATGCTACAGAGCAACCACATAGCGCCTTCCCAGCAGTCAGTGGCAATGTTTTGTTTGATGTTGCACACACTCGTGATGATCTTGGAGTTAAACTTTGGAATCATTCAGATTGGAAACCCTGCAAAGAAGTGGCTGAAAAAATGCTGGATATTATGCATAAAGCAAATCTGATGAAGCGTCATGCTGATGCAAAGCTTTGTACATTAAGGTCCTTCATAACATTTCTATCTGTCTACACTGGAACAAGTTCCAGTAATGAACCCACCTTACCTGATGGAGGGATTTCTGCTACAGCTATGGAATCAGCAATTAGATGTGCATGCAAATATTTGCAGTCAACTGTTGATTCTCTATTTCCTGAAGTTGGTACGAATGAGGTTTTGTTTCCCCTATTGTCTGGGCAAGTGGACTTACTGCTTACTCTTACCAGGTTCTTATTTCACCAAGCTAAGCAAACCAAGAGCTATGTTCATCTCTATCCAGTTATTGTACTTCTTATGAGAACCTCAGGTGCCAGCACATCATTTTTAGTTGATCTCGTGCCATCAAGTCCTGCTCTTAAGAAACCAGTGAAGTCCCTCCTTGTTCTGATTCTGTCTTTATTTGAATTCATTTATGGCAAGGATGACATGAAAGATGGATCAGGTGATGCTAATCTGTTTGGTGAATCATCCATTATAAGTATGAGGTTGTTACCTGTACTATGCAAATTGGCTGAGAATAGGGAATATTCTGATCTCGCTGTTGGATCAATGGACTTACTATTGAAGGGCTTTATACCCCCTAATGTGTGGTTGCCAATTCTACAAAAGCATTTCCGTCTCCAGGCTATACTGCATAAATGTCAGAATGGTGCAATATTGTCTACTCAAGtaattttgaatttcctcttgacCTTGGGGCGGACAAAGGATGGTGCTAAAATGCTTCAGTCTGCAAACATTTTTGCTTTCTTGAAGGTACTTCTAAGTAAGTTATCTCTGGATGACTCCTGTTTCAGAAATTCTTTGAGCAGCCAAGCGAAGGATGTGCATATGTGGAGTTTGGCTCTTGCTATAGTTGCCTCTCTCAACCATTGTATGGATGATGATGTTTCTCGTAGCAGTGTTGCGAACGGTACTGTCAGCATCCTTTCAGGACAAGTTCCGCTGATGTCCTCTTATCTATCTGCACAAAGTGTTAATACACATCAGAACAAGAAAAGGGCGGTGTTGCAACAGTCGCAGACATCACTTTCAGCTCTGAGTTTAACTGAGAATATCCTCTCACTTCTGTGTGTTTTAGCAAAATATCATTTTCCACGGGACACTGGTATGATGCAAGTAGATTCAGAATTAAGAGAGATTATTATCCACCTGCTTGCTTTTATTAGCAGAGGAAGTGCAAGGACTGGCGATTCACCAAACTGGAACCCATCATTTTGTTGTCCTCCTATTGCTAAGGAAGAAGTCGTGCTTCATGAAGATCCACCACTCATCAGGAGCAAACATGGATGGTTCAGATTTGCTGCAAGCAGTACTCATTCAACTGCAGCTATTTCTGCTCCTTCCAATGCAGCATTATCTCTGGTGATCAGAGACAAAAGTAGTGGAGATTCTGGTTCTGTGAAACAGACTCGTTTTACCGAGATGGTAGCTGTGCAGATTTACAGAGTAGCCTTTCTTATTATGAAATTCCTCTGCAGTCAAGCCAAAGAGGCAGTAAAAAGGGCAGGAGAATTAGAATTTGTCGATCTTGCACATTTTCCTGAACTTCCCATGCCAGATATTCTTCATGGTCTGCAG GATCAAGTGGTTTCTATCGTTACGGAAGTACTGGGGGCAAATGGATCGAGCGCCCTCAGCGGGGAGACCGATAGGGTATGCCGTCTTCTGTTGGTGACCCTTGAGGCATCGCTCTACATGAAACTGTGTGTGTCCCAGTCATGCAGCATCAGGCCAGTGCTGGGCCGGTTCGAAGATTTCTCCAAGGGAATTAAGGCGATGCTTCACG CTTTGGAGAAACATTCCAGTTTGAAACCATTGGTTAGGTCACTCGCTCAGATTACGACACTGCTGTATCCTGGGCTTGCTCAAAGCAACTTCCTCACCATGTAA